One genomic segment of Impatiens glandulifera chromosome 6, dImpGla2.1, whole genome shotgun sequence includes these proteins:
- the LOC124943148 gene encoding LOW QUALITY PROTEIN: probable LRR receptor-like serine/threonine-protein kinase At4g29180 (The sequence of the model RefSeq protein was modified relative to this genomic sequence to represent the inferred CDS: inserted 1 base in 1 codon; deleted 1 base in 1 codon), with protein MIMIILLMISISLALTASVIGQSQIGFISIDCGSPDHLSYDDPDTGIKYTSDNSFINNAGISKNISTEYQYPKILNQSLPLSDLKSFPNGKKNCYSLRSNRPKGSLNLLRASFIYGNYDNQSKLPEFDLYLDVSYWFTVKFTSFSEIVITEVISVSQSDTTYVCLINNGLGTPFISSLELRPLTSSIYNLELGTNGLLVLFNRFDIGYTNGSGRYQDDTYDRIWKPYGSSPSWETFATPFDIDIVDNGNRAPQEVIRSFVKPRNPNDSLELYWNETDVGSRFYVYLYFAELEQLRNQSRVFNVSWNGMHLFGPISPRFRYAETASSLTGLVAKEHRIFIYRTGNSTLPPILNAIEVYTLKPLQGLLTYXQDFDAITRIMTTYQLTKNWMGDPCGPQNFVWEGLKCSYTEKAQPKIISLNLSSNSLTGVISTSIANLMSIQILDLSSNRLSGSIPEFLGELQSLRILNLKNNIFSGPVPTSVLMKSRNGGLKLIVDDQNVCQTGGSCKKKNSMIAIVASVTSTIAFAIIVIISLLAYRKLKSEDSLGTKKRKFSYGEIVQITNDFKTVVGKGGFGNVYLGRMENDDGTQVAVKMLSSSSSQGSNEFRAEAELLLRVHHRNLASFVGYCDDNNNMALIYEYMANGNLREFLSDNKASEKLSWEMRIRIAIDAAQGLEYLHHGCKPPIVHRDVKSASILLSENMDAKIADFGLSKAIPSEEITHVPTVVKGTRGYLDPEYYKLQNLTDKSDVYSFGIVMLELITGNHAIIKQKGEETMHITQWVRPMLEKGEINEIVDERMGGEYNVNSIWKALYAAMTCTRSSATQRESMSFVLVELKECLSMEMIPRHGLDSSSQSQSTRVSSTYYVSNSSTEVFNTEVFSGDINAISGPLAR; from the exons atgataatgataatcCTCCTCATGATCTCAATTTCGCTTGCTCTTACAGCTTCTGTTATTGGACAGAGCCAAATCG GATTCATTAGTATTGATTGTGGTTCACCTGATCACTTAAGCTACGACGACCCCGATACAGGCATCAAATACACCTCAGACAATTCCTTCATAAAC AACGCCGGCATAAGCAAAAACATATCCACTGAATATCAATATCCAAAAATTCTCAATCAGTCACTTCCTCTTTCAGACTTAAAATCCTTCCCTAATGGAAAAAAGAATTGCTATTCTCTGAGATCTAATAGACCAAAGGGTAGTTTAAATCTCCTCAGAGCTTCATTCATATACGGAAACTACGATAATCAAAGCAAACTCCCAGAATTCGATTTATATCTCGATGTCAGTTATTGGTTTACTGTTAAATTCACAAGTTTTTCTGAAATAGTCATAACAGAGGTCATAAGTGTTTCTCAATCAGATACAACTTATGTTTGTCTTATAAACAATGGTCTAGGCACTCCTTTCATCTCTTCTTTAGAGCTAAGGCCGTTAACCAGTTCCATTTACAATCTCGAATTGGGTACAAATGGATTGTTAGTTCTTTTCAATAGATTCGACATTGGATATACAAATGGAAGCGGTCGATATCAAGATGATACTTATGATCGCATCTGGAAACCTTATGGTTCTTCTCCTTCTTGGGAAACATTCGCCACTCCGTTCGATATTGATATTGTTGATAATGGCAATAGAGCACCACAGGAAGTGATCAGGTCGTTTGTGAAGCCTAGGAATCCAAATGATTCTTTGGAATTGTACTGGAATGAGACGGATGTTGGTTCTaggttttatgtttatttatactTTGCTGAACTAGAACAACTGAGGAATCAATCGAGAGTATTCAATGTTTCTTGGAATGGAATGCATCTATTTGGACCCATTTCTCCACGTTTTCGTTATGCAGAAACAGCATCGAGTTTAACAGGCTTAGTCGCGAAAGAGCATCGAATTTTTATCTATAGAACAGGAAACTCGACTCTCCCACCCATTCTCAACGCGATTGAAGTCTATACTCTCAAACCGCTTCAAGGATTACTAACGT GACAAGATTTTGATGCGATTACTAGGATAATGACAACATACCAACTGACAAAAAATTGGATGGGCGATCCGTGTGGGCCGCAAAATTTCGTTTGGGAAGGACTGAAGTGCAGCTATACTGAAAAAGCTCAACCTAAGATCATTTCACT AAACTTGTCGTCGAACAGCTTGACCGGAGTGATATCAACTTCCATAGCGAACCTTATGTCAATACAAATATT GGATTTGTCGAGTAATAGATTGTCTGGAAGTATACCTGAATTCCTCGGTGAACTACAATCACTGAGAATTTT GAATTTAAAGAACAACATTTTTTCTGGACCTGTTCCTACTAGTGTTCTTATGAAATCTAGGAATGGAGGGctcaaactcat TGTGGATGATCAAAATGTTTGTCAGACTGGAGGATCGTGCAAAAAGAAGAATTCAATGATTGCTATAGTTGCATCGGTAACATCTACAATCGCTTTCGCTATCATTGTGATCATTAGTTTGTTGGCTTATAGAAAATTGAAATCAG AAGATTCTTTAGGAACAAAAAAGAGGAAGTTCAGTTATGGTGAGATTGTACAGATTACAAATGACTTTAAAACCGTGGTAGGAAAAGGAGGATTCGGTAACGTATACCTTGGACGAATGGAAAATGATGATGGCACACAAGTTGCTGTTAAGATGTTATCTTCTTCGTCGTCTCAAGGATCCAATGAATTCCGTGCTGag GCTGAGCTCTTGCTGAGAGTTCATCACCGGAATCTAGCTTCCTTTGTCGGTTACTGCGACGATAATAACAATATGGCTCTTATTTATGAGTACATGGCCAATGGAAATCTCAGAGAATTCCTTTCag ACAACAAGGCCTCCGAGAAATTGAGTTGGGAGATGAGAATTCGTATCGCAATTGACGCTGCACAAG GATTAGAGTATTTGCATCATGGTTGTAAGCCGCCCATAGTTCATAGAGATGTGAAATCTGCCAGCATTCTCTTAAGTGAAAATATGGATGCGAAAATAGCTGATTTTGGGCTCTCGAAGGCTATCCCAAGTGAAGAAATAACTCATGTACCAACCGTTGTTAAGGGCACTCGAGGTTATCTTGATCCAGAGTACTATAAATTGCAGAACTTGACAGACAAGAGCGATGTTTACAGTTTTGGAATAGTTATGTTAGAGTTGATAACAGGAAATCATGCCATCATAAAACAAAAAGGGGAAGAAACCATGCATATCACACAATGGGTGAGGCCAATGCTGGAAAAGGGAGAGATAAATGAGATTGTGGATGAAAGGATGGGAGGCGAGTATAATGTGAACTCGATATGGAAAGCTTTGTATGCGGCCATGACTTGTACTAGATCCTCTGCCACTCAAAGAGAATCAATGTCTTTTGTTTTAGTAGAGCTTAAGGAGTGTTTGTCAATGGAGATGATTCCACGTCATGGGTTGGATTCGTCATCTCAATCCCAATCGACAAGGGTAAGTAGTACCTACTATGTATCGAATAGTTCGACCGAAGTGTTTAATACCGAAGTGTTTAGTGGTGACATTAATGCTATAAGTGGTCCTTTAGCTAGATAG